In Odocoileus virginianus isolate 20LAN1187 ecotype Illinois chromosome 5, Ovbor_1.2, whole genome shotgun sequence, a single window of DNA contains:
- the ZMYM1 gene encoding zinc finger MYM-type protein 1 isoform X3, with translation MCTNSVSAKCSMCQKTTAIQYEVKYQSVKHSLCCNACFSKFHSANNLIMNCCENCGAYCSTSSSMFHILQMEGQSQYFNSSKSITAHKQKPAKTLPSVLCESLKPSDEMIETTNDLGKTELFCSINCFSAYSKAKMESSTVVHDASTNLPSAKKDATPVISNIVSLADTHDALPIVNSDVLQGTVSSVTANVAEDISPSESSNSVQQPSLSPPSSVVSQHTVALDREEQKDHLLNQDAPNNMKSMKKSDRLHHPKFISKIHKVKGKSRSIKKSWCSNFRRLENSIKTDVIFCYSCQLFCQKKFNYGRESLIVQGISNWKKTLEKFRKHEKSEMHLKSLQFWREYQFCDEAVNDSLSNHSKEIEGNKMYLKLIIENILFLGKQCLFLRGNDQSISSVNKGNFLELLEIRAKDKGEEIFRLMNSQVDFYNSTQIQNDIIEIIKTEILQDIVNEINVSSAFSVICDETTDSATKGQLSVCVRYPQKTSKAVLIKERFLGFIDVEEITGTNLHRSIKAYLQQIGVDLNKIRGQAYDSTSNWREKFNKIAAEFKKEEPRALYLHCYTHCLDLAVIRFCKEVKELRSALNTLSSLFSTIHGEMSVNFQNIYNPSQSKTCKKHTSQPCWTVHDNTLLSVIEGLPEIIETLEILSNHSSNTSLVDELSDLLALVSKFEFIFCLKFLYRILSVIGIISKEFQSETIDIFSLSSKIEAILECLSSERNDTYFKSIWDGAEEICQKITCKGFEVERPSFQKRRKIQKTVDPGNSDSMFFPTSTEEQYKVNIYYQGLDTVLQNLKLCFLEFDYYKMKQISELLLKWNEPLNEATAKDVQEFYKFDADIIPELRFYRHYAKLNFVLEYDFINFSNLGHLFIQHGLHNNIPCISKLLYIALSWPVTSSVENSFSTLSRLKTYLCHTRGQEKLSGLALMAVEQELVDKLMEPERLSGIVEKFILQVKEI, from the exons ATGTGTACTAACAGTGTTTCAGCCAAGTGCAGCATGTGTCAGAAGACTACTGCT aTTCAGTACGAAGTAAAATACCAGAGCGTGAAACATAGTCTTTGCTGTAATGcctgtttttcaaaatttcactCCGCTAATAACCTCATCATGAACTGTTGTGAGAATTGTGGAGCTTACTGTTCCACTAGCTCTAGTATGTTTCATATACTTCAAATGGAAGGACAGTCTCAATACTTTAATAGTTCAAAGAGTATTACAGCACATAAGCAG AAACCAGCCAAAACACTCCCATCTGTTCTTTGCGAATCATTGAAGCCCTCAGATGAAATGATTGAGACTACCAATGACTTGGGGAAGACAGAGCTTTTCTGCTCTATTAATTGTTTCTCTGCTTACAGTAAAGCTAAGATGGAATCTTCTACAG TGGTACATGATGCTTCAACGAATCTCCCTTCTGCAAAGAAAGACGCAACTCCAGTTATAAGCAATATAGTGTCATTGGCAGATACTCACGATGCCCTGCCCATTGTGAACTCTGATGTATTACAAG GTACAGTTTCTTCAGTAACAGCAAATGTCGCTGAGgat ATTTCGCCCAGTGAATCAAGTAATAGTGTACAACAGCCTAGCCTTTCACCACCGTCATCTGTAGTCAGTCAGCATACGGTTGCCTTAGATAGAGAAGAACAAAAAGATCATCTGTTAAACCAAGATGCTCCAAACAATATGAAATCCATGAAAAAAAGTGACAGACTACATCACCCAAAAtttatatccaaaatacataaagttaaAGGTAAATCACGAAGTATTAAAAAATCTTGGTGTTCAAATTTTCGACGATTAGAAAACAGTATTAAAACGGATGTAATATTCTGTTATTCATGCCAGTTGTTTTGCCAGAAAAAATTTAACTATGGAAGAGAGTCACTTATAGTGCAAGGAATTTCCAATTGGAAAAAAACTCTGGAAAAATTCAGAAagcatgaaaaaagtgaaatgcaTTTAAAGTCATTGCAGTTTTGGAGAGAATACCAATTTTGTGATGAAGCTGTTAATGACAGTTTATCTAATCATTCAAAAGAgattgaaggaaataaaatgtaccTAAAGcttataattgaaaatattttatttcttggaaaACAATGTTTATTCCTAAGAGGAAATGACCAGTCTATTTCATCTGTGAATAAAGGCAATTTTTTAGAATTGTTAGAAATCCGAGCAaaagataaaggagaagaaatattTCGACTTATGAATTCACAAGTTGACTTCTATAATAGTACACAAATTCAAAATGATATTATTGAAATAATAAAGACTGAAATATTGCAAGATATTGTAAATGAGATCAATGTCTCCTCAGCTTTTTCAGTAATATGTGATGAGACAACTGATAGTGCCACTAAAGGACAGCTCTCAGTTTGTGTCAGATACCCACAGAAAACATCAAAGGCTGTATTAATTAAAGAAAGATTTTTGGGATTTATAGATGTTGAAGAGATAACTGGGACCAACTTACACAGGAGTATCAAAGCTTACCTGCAGCAAATTGGAGTTGATTTGAATAAAATACGAGGCCAAGCCTATGATAGCACCAGTAATTGGAgggaaaaatttaataaaattgcaGCAGAATTTAAGAAGGAAGAGCCAAGAGCTTTATACCTGCATTGTTACACACATTGTTTGGATTTGGCAGTGATTAGGTTTTGTAAAGAAGTAAAAGAGCTCCGAAGTGCTCTGAATACTCTCAGTTCTTTGTTCAGCACTATTCATGGGGAAATGTCGgtaaattttcaaaacatttataaCCCAAGTCAAAGCAAAACATGCAAGAAACACACATCACAACCATGTTGGACAGTCCATGATAATACATTACTGTCTGTGATTGAGGGTCTTCCCGAAATCATTGAAACGCTGGAAATTCTATCAAACCATTCTTCAAACACAAGTTTAGTTGATGAATTGAGTGATTTGTTGGCGTTGGTTTCCAAATTTGAATTTATCTTTTGTTTGAAATTTCTTTATCGAATACTAAGTGTTATAGGAATTATTTCCAAAGAGTTTCAAAGTGAAACAATAgacattttttctttgtcttcaaaaATAGAAGCAATTTTGGAGTGTTTATCATCTGAAAGAAATGATACTTATTTCAAAAGTATCTGGGATGGAGCAGAGGAAATATGTCAAAAAATAACCTGTAAAGGTTTTGAAGTTGAAAGACCTtcatttcagaaaagaagaaaaattcagaaaactgtagATCCTGGCAATTCAGACAGTATGTTTTTTCCTACCTcaacagaagaacaatacaaagttaatatttattaccAAGGCTTGGATACTGTAttgcaaaatttaaaattgtgttttttagagtttgattattataaaatgaagcaaatttCAGAACTGTTACTTAAATGGAATGAACCCTTAAATGAAGCAACAGCCAAAGATGTCCaagaattttataaatttgaCGCAGACATCATCCCAGAACTTAGATTTTATCGGCACTATGCAAAGCTCAACTTTGTCCTGGAATATGATTTTATCAACTTCAGCAATCTtggccatttatttattcagcatggTCTTCACAATAATATTCCTTGCATATCAAAGCTATTATATATTGCTTTGTCTTGGCCAGTCACTTCAAGTGTTGAAAACTCATTTTCTACACTGTCTCGtcttaaaacatatttatgtCATACCAGGGGACAAGAAAAGCTTAGTGGCTTAGCCCTAATGGCTGTTGAACAGGAATTGGTAGATAAACTGATGGAACCTGAAAGGCTCAGTGGAATTGTGGAAAAGTTTATCCTTCAGGTGAAAGAAATATAG